GCGGAAACCCTCATGGCGATGCACGAAGCTGGTTGCCTGGAAATGAAAGTGGTGGATCAGGACGAAGAACCCGAACCCGGTGAACAAGGCGGCGCGGATTATGCGGGCGTACATTATCAACTATTTGTTGACTGCATCGGCCAGCCGCATATCTCGTTTGAAGATATCCCCTTTGAAGGATTAAAGGCTGTCGGCACACCTGCCCGTCTTGGCTTCCGTAACAAACCAGACGAATACCTGACCGTGCCCGGCCTGGCGATCAACGACCGTTTTCAGTTACTGGACGCCTACGGTGCCCTGAATGAACGCATCTATATCATGGCCGTCCCTTTTATCGGTGGTTATAACCCCGATTATTCAGGACTGGATTTCAGCGAAGCAGCTTCCAAACTGGTGCTGGATGGTTTATTGAACAAAGCAATGAGCGCATGAACCTTAAACTATATATGGTGTTATTGGGTTCCAAAGCGCCGGGCCGCAGCGTCGAACAGCACGATTTCTTCTTCGGTATTGGCGCTACACTCGCGGAATTGGTTCCCGCCATGCGCGAATTCTGGTCCGAAGCCGGTAACAGCCTGCACATCGACGGCTGGCGGGAAGTGACCCATGTGGAGGGGCACCAGGTAAACATCATCCCCAAAGCACAAGCCGACCCGGGTAACACAAAACGTTTATTCTTTATCAACCTCGGCGGTTACCAGACCGGTAAACTGGAAGAACAGCATTACACCCTGCTCACCGTTCAGGAAGACCGCAAACAAGCGATCAAAGCCTCCACCGGAACGGATTTTTTCAAAACTGCATCGATTGAAAAAGTTAAAGCTGCTGCTGCACACATTGATGAAAAATATGGCATCGATGTAGATGATATCTACCGTATTGACGACCTGCTATCACCTGCATTCAAAGCCCTATACCATATCGAGCTGTTACCGGATCCAAACTCTGTTCCCGATGAAATTCATTTAGGTTATCTCAAACTCAACCAATGGAACAGCGGACTGAAGCACTGACCGTCTGGGTTGCCGAAAAATATGCAGGACATCTCATCCCGCTCAGCGGCGAACCCTATTTCAGCCATTGCCTGGCCGTAGCCCAAACCGTTGCCCCTTACATCATTCTCGGCTGTGAAGCCGGGTTATGCCATGATCTATTAGAAGACCATATCACCACAGCGGAGGCCTTGCGAACCGCCTTGTTGGCATTTGCCTATACAGTTCCCGAAACCGAACAAATAGTCGCCATGGTCAACGAGCTAAGCGATGTCTTTCACCCTGATAACTATTCAGACACAGGCAAGAAAAAACTTCGCTGGCTCGAAACCCAACGCCTGGCAACCATCAGTTCCGCTGCCCAGACCATCAAATATGCCGACCTGATTGATAATGCCATATGGGTGCGGCAACACGAGCCGCACAAATGGCAGCGATACGCAAACCGCAAACGTAAACTCCTGCACCTGCTCGACAAAGGCGATCCGATACTCCGTCAGCAAGCACTGGGAATTTTTTTTAACTAAAACTATAATTCTACAGGTCTGTTTTTTTGTAAAAAAGACAGCATCATGGCCAAATATTCAGAAAAAGCGCAGGACAAGGTTCACCAGGCTTTACACGAAGAAAAAGAAGGTACGCTGAAAAGCGGCCGCAGCGGAAAAAAAGTAACCAGCCGTAAACAGGCGATCGCCATCGGGCTTTCCGAAGCCCGCGCGGCAGGCGCCAAAGTACCCAAAAAGAAAGACTGAAATGCAAAACGAATCTAAAATGAACCGGCGGCAGGCCGTCGCCGGCATCGGTACGGCACTGGCCGCTGTCGCGGTTACCCCCGTACTGGGAGGAACACCTATGGAAAACAAACCCTATGACGGGCCCGCCAGGATCAGCGACCCGACCAAACTGCACCCCAAACCGCCTTTTAAAAGCCAGCCGCAGCCCTGGCCGGGTTTGCAGAGCAAAATGGATCCGGTGCCGGATTGCGGCGAAAGAAGCTATAAAGGCTCCGGCCGTTTAACGGGCCGCAAAGCCCTGATCACCGGCGGCGATTCGGGTATGGGACGTGCAGCGGCGATCGCCTATGCCCGGGAGGGCGCCGATGTCGCTATTAATTATTACCCGACCGAGGAGCCCGATGCCCAGGAAGTGATCGCGCTGATCAAAAAGGAAGGCCGCAAAGCCATTGCCATTCCCGGCGACCTGCGGCAGGAAGCTTTCTGCAAGGAACTGGTGCATAAAGCCATTGCAGGTCTGGGCGGACTGGATATCATCGTGAATAATGCCGGCCGGCAGCAATCACAGAATTCCATCCTGGATATTACCAGCGAGGCATTTGATGCGACCATGAAGACCAATATCTACGCGCCGTTCTGGATCATCCGCGAAGCACTGCCGCATCTGCCGCCGGGATCGGCCATCATCGGCACGACCTCCGAACAAGCATATGATCCGAGCCCAGACCTGTATGACTATGCGCAAACCAAGGCCGCGA
This region of Mucilaginibacter yixingensis genomic DNA includes:
- a CDS encoding DUF1543 domain-containing protein — protein: MNLKLYMVLLGSKAPGRSVEQHDFFFGIGATLAELVPAMREFWSEAGNSLHIDGWREVTHVEGHQVNIIPKAQADPGNTKRLFFINLGGYQTGKLEEQHYTLLTVQEDRKQAIKASTGTDFFKTASIEKVKAAAAHIDEKYGIDVDDIYRIDDLLSPAFKALYHIELLPDPNSVPDEIHLGYLKLNQWNSGLKH
- a CDS encoding HD domain-containing protein; translation: MEQRTEALTVWVAEKYAGHLIPLSGEPYFSHCLAVAQTVAPYIILGCEAGLCHDLLEDHITTAEALRTALLAFAYTVPETEQIVAMVNELSDVFHPDNYSDTGKKKLRWLETQRLATISSAAQTIKYADLIDNAIWVRQHEPHKWQRYANRKRKLLHLLDKGDPILRQQALGIFFN
- a CDS encoding DUF6496 domain-containing protein, coding for MAKYSEKAQDKVHQALHEEKEGTLKSGRSGKKVTSRKQAIAIGLSEARAAGAKVPKKKD
- a CDS encoding SDR family oxidoreductase; this translates as MQNESKMNRRQAVAGIGTALAAVAVTPVLGGTPMENKPYDGPARISDPTKLHPKPPFKSQPQPWPGLQSKMDPVPDCGERSYKGSGRLTGRKALITGGDSGMGRAAAIAYAREGADVAINYYPTEEPDAQEVIALIKKEGRKAIAIPGDLRQEAFCKELVHKAIAGLGGLDIIVNNAGRQQSQNSILDITSEAFDATMKTNIYAPFWIIREALPHLPPGSAIIGTTSEQAYDPSPDLYDYAQTKAATMNYVKSLAKQLGPKGIRVNGVAPGPIWTALQISGGAQPEKQQMFGSWTMLGRPGQPAELASIYVQLAAADASFASGQVYGSSGGVGQP